In Paractinoplanes brasiliensis, the following proteins share a genomic window:
- the rsmI gene encoding 16S rRNA (cytidine(1402)-2'-O)-methyltransferase, which yields MADIKEGRVVLVGAPLGNVGDASARLREVLASADVVAAEDTRRLARLARDLEVTVTGRVVSYFEGNDERRTPELVEALTGGAVVAVVTDGGMPSVSDPGYRLVRAALDAGFPVTAAPGPSAVTTALALSGLPSDRFVFEGFLPRTGSNRRSRLRELASEPRTLVFFEAPHRIAGMLADLAATFGDDRPAAVCRELTKTYEEIRRDTAGELAVWAQREGPRGEITVVVGGAPARPAERPADDDLRAAVAAREAAGSSRRDAIQAVADEYGIKKREVYALVHG from the coding sequence GTGGCTGACATCAAGGAAGGCCGGGTCGTGCTCGTCGGCGCGCCGCTGGGCAACGTCGGCGACGCGTCCGCCCGGCTACGTGAGGTATTGGCGTCCGCCGATGTGGTCGCGGCCGAGGACACGCGCCGGCTGGCCCGGCTGGCCCGTGATCTCGAGGTGACGGTCACCGGCCGAGTCGTTTCATATTTCGAAGGAAACGACGAAAGGCGTACGCCGGAGCTGGTCGAGGCGCTGACCGGCGGCGCTGTGGTCGCGGTGGTCACCGACGGCGGCATGCCGAGCGTCTCCGATCCGGGATATCGCCTGGTGCGGGCGGCCCTCGACGCCGGTTTCCCGGTCACGGCGGCGCCCGGCCCGAGCGCGGTCACGACGGCTCTCGCGCTCTCCGGCCTGCCCAGCGACCGCTTCGTCTTCGAGGGCTTCCTTCCCCGTACGGGGTCCAACCGCCGATCGAGACTGAGGGAGCTCGCGTCCGAGCCGCGCACGCTGGTCTTCTTCGAGGCCCCGCACCGGATCGCGGGCATGCTCGCCGACCTCGCCGCCACATTCGGCGACGACCGGCCCGCCGCCGTCTGCCGTGAACTGACCAAGACGTACGAGGAAATCAGGCGCGACACCGCGGGTGAGCTGGCCGTGTGGGCGCAGCGGGAGGGGCCGCGCGGCGAGATCACGGTGGTCGTGGGTGGCGCCCCGGCCCGCCCCGCCGAGCGCCCGGCCGACGACGACCTGCGCGCGGCGGTCGCGGCCCGGGAGGCGGCCGGATCGTCGCGGCGGGACGCCATCCAGGCCGTCGCCGACGAGTACGGGATCAAGAAGCGCGAGGTGTACGCGCTGGTGCACGGCTAA
- the metG gene encoding methionine--tRNA ligase, whose protein sequence is MSHVLAAVAWPYANGPRHIGHVSGFGVPSDVFSRYMRMAGHDVLMVSGTDEHGTPIQVQADADGVSPRELADRYNRVIVEDLHGLGLSYDLFTRTTTRNHYAVVQELFTALERNGYIVKRTTLGARSPSTGRTLPDRYIEGTCPICGYESARGDQCDNCGNQLDPEQLINPRSKINGETPEFVETEHFFLDLPAFAEAIGNWLDQRENWRPNVLKFSRNLLDDLQPRAITRDLEWGVPIPLDGWRDRGDKRIYVWFDAVIGYLSASIEWARRSGDPEAWRKWWSADGLGKDALGYYFMGKDNIVFHSVIWPALLLGYSGEGDKGGQPGELGRLNLPTEVVSSEYLTMEGKKFSSSRRVVIYVRDFLERYDADALRYFIAAAGPESNDTDFTWAEFVRRNNDELVAGWGNLVNRSISMAAKNFGAVPAMGELTGEDEAVLAVAKAGFATVGELIGKHRQKAAIGEAMKVVAEANKYLSEQAPWKLKSEEEKPRQATVLAVALQVVSDANTLLTPFLPHSAQKVFELLGGEGVHAPMPRIEEVEDLDGGPGYPVLTGDYTAGARWESVPLVTGTPLATPKPVFRKLDPSVIEEELARLAG, encoded by the coding sequence ATGAGTCACGTTCTCGCCGCGGTTGCCTGGCCCTATGCCAACGGCCCGCGCCACATCGGTCATGTCTCCGGCTTCGGGGTGCCCTCCGACGTTTTCAGCCGGTACATGCGCATGGCCGGGCACGACGTGCTCATGGTGTCGGGGACGGACGAGCACGGCACACCGATCCAGGTGCAGGCCGACGCGGACGGGGTGAGCCCGCGTGAGCTCGCCGACCGGTACAACCGCGTCATCGTCGAGGACCTGCACGGCCTCGGCCTGTCCTACGACCTGTTCACCCGCACCACCACGCGCAACCACTACGCCGTGGTGCAGGAGCTGTTCACCGCGCTCGAGCGCAACGGCTACATCGTCAAGCGCACGACGCTGGGCGCCCGCTCGCCGTCGACGGGGCGCACCCTGCCCGACCGTTACATCGAGGGCACCTGCCCGATCTGCGGTTACGAGAGCGCGCGTGGCGACCAGTGCGACAACTGCGGCAACCAGCTCGACCCCGAGCAGCTGATCAACCCGCGCTCCAAGATCAACGGCGAGACGCCGGAGTTCGTCGAGACCGAGCACTTCTTCCTCGACCTGCCGGCCTTCGCCGAGGCCATCGGCAACTGGCTCGATCAGCGGGAGAACTGGCGGCCCAACGTCCTGAAGTTCTCCCGTAACCTGCTCGACGACCTGCAGCCCCGGGCCATCACCCGTGACCTCGAGTGGGGTGTGCCGATCCCGCTCGACGGCTGGCGCGACCGCGGCGACAAGCGCATCTACGTCTGGTTCGACGCGGTCATCGGCTACCTGTCGGCCTCGATCGAGTGGGCCCGCCGCTCCGGCGACCCCGAGGCGTGGCGCAAGTGGTGGTCGGCCGACGGGCTGGGCAAGGACGCCCTGGGCTACTACTTCATGGGCAAGGACAACATCGTCTTCCACTCGGTGATCTGGCCGGCGTTGCTGCTCGGTTACTCCGGCGAGGGAGACAAGGGCGGTCAGCCGGGCGAGCTGGGCCGGCTGAACCTGCCGACCGAGGTGGTCTCCAGTGAGTACCTGACGATGGAGGGCAAGAAGTTCTCCTCGTCGCGGCGGGTGGTCATCTACGTCCGCGACTTCCTGGAGCGTTACGACGCCGACGCGCTGCGCTATTTCATCGCGGCGGCCGGGCCCGAGTCCAACGACACCGACTTCACCTGGGCCGAGTTCGTCCGGCGCAACAACGACGAGCTGGTGGCCGGTTGGGGCAACCTGGTCAACCGCTCGATCTCGATGGCCGCCAAGAACTTCGGGGCCGTGCCGGCCATGGGTGAGCTGACCGGAGAGGACGAGGCTGTGCTGGCCGTGGCCAAGGCGGGCTTCGCCACGGTCGGCGAGCTGATCGGCAAGCACCGGCAGAAGGCGGCGATCGGCGAGGCGATGAAGGTGGTCGCCGAGGCCAACAAGTACCTCTCCGAGCAGGCCCCGTGGAAGCTCAAGTCGGAGGAGGAGAAGCCCCGCCAGGCCACCGTGCTCGCCGTCGCGCTGCAGGTCGTCAGCGACGCCAACACGCTGCTGACGCCGTTCCTGCCGCACTCCGCGCAGAAGGTGTTCGAGCTGCTCGGCGGCGAGGGCGTGCACGCGCCGATGCCGCGCATCGAGGAGGTCGAGGACCTGGACGGCGGCCCGGGTTACCCGGTGCTCACGGGCGACTACACAGCCGGGGCCCGCTGGGAGTCAGTGCCCTTGGTCACAGGAACCCCGCTGGCCACCCCGAAACCGGTCTTCCGCAAGCTCGATCCGTCCGTCATCGAGGAGGAGCTGGCCCGCCTAGCAGGCTGA
- a CDS encoding PKD domain-containing protein — MNSRLSRPLLAAVISGALAGGLAAAPALAEPSPPLPEATETTTAPATTEPTVEPTTVAPTTEPPTTPPTTEPATTPPTTEPPTTPPTTAPPTTTTPTPPADKTAPTGAFSLNRWSIWTGQTVTITVFGVGDNVSVGPEIKRVVTWGDGSTQTLHHTAKNVTHTYKSSGKKPITLTLTDLAGNKKVAKSSGPTVSVPALKYKLNKTSVWAGEKFVWEITSVPAGTKKISVNWGDGRASALSVKKQKVTRYYFTNPSNGAFVPPGTKTLTAYIYNGYGMATPLTVGKVTLKKDSWRPVLKLSVPSKANKASSWKAIKGTASDKGSGIKEMYVAALVIKNNNTIVCYNGKKWITVTDANILSCSRPVKVTKGKFSLGLKNTPKGYLGVILAAMDWSGNLDNHTPYERTIS; from the coding sequence TTGAACTCTCGCCTCTCTCGTCCGCTGCTCGCGGCCGTGATCAGCGGCGCCCTGGCCGGCGGCCTCGCGGCCGCGCCCGCGCTCGCTGAACCGTCGCCGCCGCTGCCCGAGGCCACCGAGACGACGACCGCCCCGGCCACGACGGAGCCGACGGTCGAGCCGACCACGGTCGCGCCCACGACGGAGCCGCCCACCACCCCGCCCACGACGGAGCCCGCGACGACTCCGCCCACGACGGAGCCGCCCACCACCCCGCCGACCACGGCCCCGCCGACCACCACGACGCCGACGCCGCCCGCCGACAAGACGGCTCCCACCGGCGCCTTCAGCCTCAACCGCTGGTCCATCTGGACCGGTCAGACGGTGACGATCACGGTGTTCGGTGTCGGCGACAACGTGAGCGTGGGCCCCGAGATCAAGCGCGTCGTGACGTGGGGTGACGGCTCGACCCAGACGCTGCACCACACCGCGAAGAACGTCACCCACACGTACAAGTCGAGCGGCAAGAAGCCGATCACCTTGACGCTGACCGACCTCGCGGGCAACAAGAAGGTCGCCAAGTCGTCCGGCCCGACCGTCTCGGTCCCGGCACTCAAGTACAAGCTGAACAAGACGTCGGTCTGGGCCGGCGAGAAGTTCGTCTGGGAGATCACCTCGGTGCCGGCCGGCACGAAGAAGATCTCGGTGAACTGGGGTGACGGGCGCGCCTCGGCGCTCAGTGTCAAGAAGCAGAAGGTCACGCGCTACTACTTCACCAACCCGAGCAACGGCGCCTTCGTCCCGCCGGGCACGAAGACCCTCACGGCCTACATCTACAACGGGTACGGCATGGCCACCCCGCTGACCGTCGGCAAGGTCACCTTGAAGAAGGACAGCTGGCGGCCGGTGCTCAAGCTCAGCGTGCCGTCGAAGGCGAACAAGGCCTCGTCCTGGAAGGCGATCAAGGGCACCGCGAGCGACAAGGGCTCCGGCATCAAGGAGATGTACGTCGCCGCCCTCGTGATCAAGAACAACAACACCATCGTCTGCTACAACGGCAAGAAGTGGATCACGGTTACCGACGCCAACATCCTCTCCTGCAGCCGCCCGGTGAAGGTGACGAAGGGCAAGTTCTCGCTGGGCCTGAAGAACACGCCCAAGGGCTACCTCGGCGTCATCCTCGCGGCGATGGACTGGTCGGGCAACCTCGACAACCACACCCCGTACGAGCGCACGATCAGCTGA
- a CDS encoding TatD family hydrolase — protein sequence MSPMPSSPSESRREKARRRAGEFPAAPEPLAVPVFDSHTHLDLTIEEAGVPGGEAADPVEALLTAAAKAGVGRVVQVGVDEPSSRWSAELAARHTSVLAAVALHPNEAPRLSDLDESLRAIEALAAEPRVRGVGETGLDTFRTPEEGRAAQEESFRAHIAIAKRHGKALIIHDRDAHEDVLRVLDAEGAPDTVVMHCFSGDAAFATECVRRGFHLSFAGTVTFASAGSLREAAALTPREQIMVETDAPYLTPVPYRGRPNASYLIPLTVRALAAARGDDVDELCAAISDNGERVFGPWR from the coding sequence ATGTCTCCCATGCCATCGTCACCTTCGGAGTCCCGCCGGGAGAAGGCTCGCCGGCGGGCCGGGGAGTTCCCGGCTGCGCCTGAGCCGCTTGCTGTTCCGGTGTTCGACAGCCATACCCACCTCGACCTGACCATTGAGGAAGCCGGGGTGCCCGGGGGCGAGGCTGCCGACCCGGTCGAGGCGCTGCTGACCGCCGCTGCCAAGGCCGGTGTGGGTCGGGTTGTTCAGGTCGGAGTGGACGAGCCGTCGTCGCGCTGGAGCGCCGAGCTGGCCGCCCGCCACACGTCGGTGCTGGCCGCCGTGGCGCTGCACCCCAACGAGGCGCCACGCCTGTCCGATCTGGACGAGTCGCTGCGAGCCATCGAGGCGCTCGCGGCCGAGCCGAGGGTCCGCGGCGTCGGGGAGACGGGCCTCGACACCTTCCGTACGCCGGAGGAGGGCCGGGCGGCGCAGGAGGAGAGCTTCCGCGCGCACATCGCCATCGCCAAACGCCACGGCAAGGCACTGATCATCCACGACCGCGACGCCCACGAGGACGTGCTGCGGGTGCTCGATGCCGAGGGCGCGCCCGACACGGTCGTCATGCACTGCTTCTCGGGTGACGCGGCGTTCGCCACCGAGTGCGTACGGCGGGGCTTTCATCTCAGTTTCGCCGGCACGGTGACCTTTGCCAGCGCCGGGAGCCTGCGCGAGGCGGCGGCCCTGACCCCGCGTGAGCAGATCATGGTCGAGACCGACGCGCCCTATCTGACCCCCGTGCCGTATCGCGGCCGCCCGAACGCTTCGTATCTGATCCCGCTGACCGTACGCGCCCTGGCGGCCGCTCGGGGTGACGACGTCGACGAGCTGTGCGCCGCGATCTCGGACAACGGCGAGCGTGTTTTCGGGCCTTGGCGCTGA
- the rsmA gene encoding 16S rRNA (adenine(1518)-N(6)/adenine(1519)-N(6))-dimethyltransferase RsmA produces the protein MADALLGPAEIRELAARLGVAPTKKLGQNFLHDPNTIRRIVAAAGLVPDDVALEVGPGLGSLTLGLAGAVRHVHAVEIDPRLAAALPETVTAAHLSVHNADALHVRGADFDPAPTMLVANLPYNVAVPVVLHLLAELPTLRGGLVMVQKEVADRLVAGPGSKVYGVPSVKLAWYADARAAGKVPPAVFWPVPNVDSGLVAFTRRTPPGDIDRRDVFAVVDAAFAQRRKTLRAALAGWAGGAARAEELLVAAGVSPQARGESLTVEQFVAIAAAAKLSPGGGKLSASERQPKEVDS, from the coding sequence ATGGCTGACGCACTTCTCGGCCCGGCGGAGATCCGGGAACTGGCCGCCCGGCTCGGCGTGGCCCCCACGAAGAAGCTCGGCCAGAACTTCCTGCACGACCCGAACACGATCCGGCGCATCGTGGCCGCGGCCGGGCTCGTGCCCGACGACGTCGCGCTCGAGGTCGGGCCGGGGCTCGGCTCCCTCACGCTGGGTCTGGCCGGGGCGGTGCGGCACGTGCACGCCGTCGAGATCGACCCCCGGCTCGCCGCGGCGCTGCCCGAGACGGTCACGGCCGCCCACCTGAGCGTGCACAACGCCGACGCCCTGCACGTCCGGGGGGCGGACTTCGACCCGGCGCCCACGATGCTGGTGGCCAACCTGCCCTACAACGTGGCCGTCCCGGTCGTGCTGCACCTGCTGGCCGAGCTGCCCACACTGCGCGGCGGCCTGGTCATGGTGCAGAAAGAGGTGGCCGACCGGCTCGTCGCGGGCCCGGGTTCCAAGGTGTACGGGGTTCCGTCGGTCAAGCTGGCCTGGTACGCCGACGCCCGCGCGGCCGGCAAGGTGCCGCCCGCCGTGTTCTGGCCGGTGCCGAATGTGGACTCCGGGCTGGTCGCCTTCACCCGCCGCACCCCACCGGGTGACATCGATCGCCGTGACGTGTTCGCGGTGGTCGACGCCGCCTTCGCTCAGCGCCGCAAGACCCTGCGCGCGGCCCTGGCCGGCTGGGCCGGTGGCGCCGCCCGCGCCGAGGAGCTGCTGGTGGCGGCGGGGGTCAGCCCGCAGGCGCGCGGCGAGTCGCTGACCGTCGAGCAGTTCGTGGCGATCGCGGCCGCGGCCAAACTGTCGCCCGGCGGCGGTAAGCTCAGCGCGTCCGAGAGGCAGCCCAAGGAGGTGGACTCATGA
- a CDS encoding Uma2 family endonuclease — protein sequence MTAEPIGEIPAAGPWAPDPRKQRTAGYTIEDLLRLPDDVPRVELTDGVLSVVPSPSGAHQKINSRLIAWLDQHLPESLEALFAVGVAVGHRNTLEPDGVILHAPVDLEHHFYEPEQVVVAIEIVSPGTKRRDRLEKPAVYASVGIPHYWRIEQNPVHIYAYDLVGGRYELVADSDEELKLGTPHQLSLPIRDITP from the coding sequence ATGACCGCGGAACCGATCGGCGAGATCCCTGCCGCAGGCCCGTGGGCGCCCGACCCCCGCAAGCAGCGCACCGCCGGTTACACGATCGAGGATCTTCTGCGGCTGCCGGACGACGTCCCCCGTGTCGAGCTGACAGATGGAGTCCTGTCCGTGGTTCCGTCGCCCTCCGGCGCCCACCAAAAGATCAATAGCCGTCTGATCGCCTGGCTCGACCAGCACCTGCCCGAGAGCCTGGAGGCGTTGTTCGCGGTCGGGGTGGCGGTGGGACACCGCAATACGCTCGAACCGGATGGTGTGATCCTCCACGCCCCGGTCGATCTCGAGCACCATTTCTATGAGCCGGAACAGGTCGTTGTCGCCATCGAGATCGTCTCACCCGGCACGAAGCGGCGGGACAGGCTGGAGAAACCGGCGGTCTACGCGTCGGTAGGGATTCCGCACTACTGGCGAATCGAACAGAATCCAGTCCACATCTACGCCTATGACCTCGTTGGCGGCCGTTACGAACTGGTCGCCGACTCCGACGAGGAATTGAAGCTCGGAACCCCCCACCAGTTGAGCCTCCCGATCCGGGACATCACTCCGTGA
- a CDS encoding 4-(cytidine 5'-diphospho)-2-C-methyl-D-erythritol kinase has protein sequence MTEAWGPDDDEPRRHHGPVRVRVPAKINLHLGVGPLRDDGFHELNTVYHAISLFDELTARPGDTLTLTMEGEGAGTLALDESNLIMRAARALAARTRVPAYARLHLRKSIPLAGGLAGGSADAAATLIACDLLWGTGLTREELAEVGAELGSDVPFLLHGGTALGTGHGEAVSPILARPTTWHWVLAIADGGLSTPEVYRKLDDLRAGSWPPKALSGPDELMAALRQRDPEVLGAALGNDLQAAALALRPELADVLKCGSEAGAVAGLVSGSGPTCVFLATDAAHAARVAAGLNSAGVCREAVTARGPMPGARVT, from the coding sequence GTGACCGAAGCCTGGGGACCGGACGATGACGAGCCGCGCCGCCACCACGGACCGGTGCGGGTCCGGGTGCCCGCCAAGATAAATCTGCATCTCGGGGTGGGGCCGCTGCGTGACGACGGGTTCCACGAGCTGAACACCGTCTATCACGCGATCAGCCTGTTCGACGAGCTCACCGCCCGGCCGGGGGACACGCTCACCCTGACCATGGAGGGTGAGGGCGCCGGGACGCTCGCGCTCGACGAGAGCAACCTGATCATGCGGGCCGCCCGGGCGCTCGCGGCGCGCACCCGGGTTCCGGCGTACGCGCGGCTGCATCTGCGCAAGTCCATCCCGCTGGCCGGTGGGCTGGCCGGGGGCAGCGCCGACGCCGCGGCCACCCTGATCGCCTGTGACCTGCTGTGGGGCACCGGGCTCACCCGTGAGGAACTGGCCGAGGTGGGCGCCGAGTTGGGCTCCGACGTGCCGTTCCTGCTGCACGGCGGCACGGCCCTGGGCACGGGGCACGGCGAGGCGGTCAGCCCGATCCTGGCCCGCCCGACCACCTGGCACTGGGTGTTGGCGATCGCCGACGGCGGCCTGTCCACCCCCGAGGTGTATCGCAAGCTCGACGACCTGCGGGCCGGTTCCTGGCCGCCCAAGGCGCTCAGCGGTCCCGACGAGCTGATGGCCGCACTGCGCCAGCGCGACCCCGAGGTGCTCGGCGCCGCTCTCGGCAACGACCTGCAAGCGGCCGCCCTCGCGCTGCGACCGGAACTGGCCGACGTGCTCAAGTGCGGCAGCGAGGCGGGCGCGGTCGCGGGGCTGGTCTCCGGCTCCGGCCCCACCTGTGTGTTCCTGGCCACCGACGCCGCCCACGCGGCACGTGTCGCCGCCGGGCTCAACTCGGCCGGGGTGTGCCGTGAGGCGGTCACCGCCCGGGGGCCGATGCCGGGCGCGCGGGTAACCTAG